From the Microplitis mediator isolate UGA2020A chromosome 6, iyMicMedi2.1, whole genome shotgun sequence genome, one window contains:
- the LOC130669323 gene encoding neuroligin-1-like isoform X1, whose product MRTRPSCTILENLGEKKKRRRGETISHQKERRGNTRNATLLLVAVGLLWTMRSCDALTAPGTSQQQQLKYSSRQVRTRYGTLRGIVARSMSVEGVEAYLGVPYATPPLGALRYMPPVTPTQWRGTKLADTLPPACPQKIPGLEPNLPRRRRAYFDNIIPLLTNQSEDCLYLNLYVPRPLHGGSTELLPTLLLIHGDSYSWGAGNPLDGTALAAHGRIIVVSINFRLGVLGFLKTGTKGSAQGNYGLMDLVAGLHWLRENVEAFGGDPERLSILGLGTGAALANFLAVSPMAKELVERVILLGGSALSPWAIQRDPITIKRRVAEQTGCLGDVETDDIAICLRLRSIEELLNVNLDTPRFTSGFAPFMDGTVLPLGSQVTQPTASSAGILPLVPGPGSEFAALGNRDLLMGLTSCEAWLDLSEDDLKNGINATRRDRILRTYVRNTYRYHLHEIYSTLKNEYTDWDKDEQSPSAIRESLLSLLGDGQVAAPLLRLALLHSASGGRGYLFHFQPGDHPSQRGDELPFLLGIPLLRNEPSRWLYSVNYTVEEESISRMLVRYIANFVRRGDPNEGNPTNEKFMKNSPFWDSYDSINQLYLEVSKVTEMHPHYRGHKMSLWLNLLPQLHRPGYEISMRHHHLAESPSLYEGAVRPQTMALPLPPPPLSIPMPTEASISLKPIESTECAPNISVMPMSTVVPTRSTQQPLPKLSPGPNNLLRKFASNHYQSYTTALTVTIAVGIFLLLLNILIFAGIYHQRDRNAAAAAAASTNSSISVGFAEHKKKERLLEAGCSGVESISASGKLSRLSSFVLNDSSISSSPSIHKHKLAQELELQLQEFQCSPPPGGGKRMSLDPPSYAISKSPGITRSRTPSPCVDVAAQNNQLEPHDRGIVDDDDDDEFLPDPPPPPKVPAPNVCSGILRQPGTPGSAKKRVQIQEISV is encoded by the exons ATGCGGACGCGCCCCTCCTGTACGATTCTCGAGAATCttggggaaaaaaaaaagcgtCGACGAGGTGAAACTATTTCACACCAAAAAGAAAGACGAGGAAATACTCGAAATGCAACGCTTCTTCTCGTTGCAGTGGGATTGTTGTGGACAATGCGAAGTTGTGATGCTCTTACAGCACCCGGCACCTCACAGCAACAGCAGCTCAAGTATAGCTCACGTCAAGTCAGAACTCGTTATGGAACATTGCGTGGCATCGTTGCCCGTTCCATGTCTGTTGAAGGTGTCGAAGCTTATCTTGGTGTACCATATGCTACGCCACCGTTGGGTGCGCTTCGTTATATGCCACCCGTTACACCAACTCAATGGAGAGGTACTAAACTTGCGGATACGTTACCTCCTGCGTGTCCACAGAAAATACCAGGTTTGGAGCCAAATCTGCCTCGTCGCAGACGGGCTTACTTCGATAATATTATACCTTTACTTACTAATCAAAGCGAGGATTGCCTATACCTCAATCTGTACGTTCCACGGCCACTCCACG gcGGTAGCACAGAACTGCTGCCAACTTTGCTTCTTATTCATGGGGATTCTTACTCTTGGGGAGCGGGTAATCCTTTGGATGGTACTGCCTTGGCCGCCCATGGCCGCATCATCGTAGTATCAATTAACTTTCGTCTAGGTGTCTTGG gTTTCCTTAAAACTGGTACGAAAGGAAGTGCCCAAGGTAATTATGGTCTCATGGATCTTGTTGCGGGTCTTCATTGGCTTCGTGAAAATGTTGAAGCTTTTGGTGGTGATCCCGAACGTTTAAGTATTCTAGGATTAGGAACTGGAGCAGCATTAGCTAATTTTCTAGCAGTTTCGCCCATGGCTAAAGAACTCGTTGAGAGAGTTATACTCTTAGGTGGTTCTGCTTTATCGCCATGGGCAATACAACGAGATCCTATCACAATTAAACGACGAGTTGCTGAGCAAACTGGATGTCTTGGTGATGTTGAAACTGATGATATTGCAATATGTTTACGATTAAGAAGTATTGAAGAATTACTTAATGTAAATCTTGATACCCCAAGATTCACATCAGGATTTGCACCTTTTATGGATGGAACTGTATTACCATTGGGTTCTcag gtAACACAACCTACTGCTTCATCGGCTGGTATTTTGCCATTGGTACCAGGACCAGGCAGTGAATTTGCTGCATTAGGAAATCGAGATCTACTTATGGGATTAACATCATGCGAAGCATGGTTGGATTTAAGTGAAGATGATTTAAAA aatggTATCAATGCAACTAGACGAGACCGGATTCTAAGAACATACGTTCGAAATACTTACCGTTATCATCTacatgaaatttattcaactctGAAAAATGAATATACCGATTGGGATAAAGATGAACAGAGTCCTAGTGCAATTAGAGAAAGTTTATTATCTTTGTTGGGAGATGGGCAAGTTGCTGCTCCACTTCTTAGATTAGCATTATTACATTCAGCGTCGGGTGGACGAGGTTATCTCTTTCACTTTCAACCTGGTGATCATCCAAGCCAACGGGGAGATGAACTTCCATTTCTTTTAGGTATACCACTCCTTAGAAATGAGCCAAGTCGTTGGCTATACTCTGTTAACTACACCGTTGAAGAGGAAAGTATTTCACGTATGCTTGTACGTTACATTGCAAATTTTGTACGTAGAgg agatcCTAATGAAGGGAATCCGACTaatgaaaaattcatgaaaaattcACCCTTTTGGGATTCTTATGACTCGATAAATCAGCTCTATTTAGAAGTCAGCAAAGTAACAGAAATGCATCCTCACTATCGTGGTCACAAGATGTCATTGTGGCTCAATCTTTTGCCGCAGTTACATCGGCCAGGCTACGAGATCAGTATGCGTCATCATCATCTGGCAGAAAGCCCAAGTCTTTACGAGGGTGCGGTACGACCTCAGACAATGGCTCTGCCACTTCCACCACCTCCACTTTCCATACCTATGCCGACAGAGGCTTCCATATCTTTAAAACCTATCGAAAGTACAGAGTGTGCTCCCAATATTTCAGTTATGCCCATGAGTACAGTGGTACCTACTCGTTCTACTCAACAACCACTACCTAAATTGTCACCAGGACCTAATAATCTTCTGCGTAAATTTGCATCAAATCATTATCAAAGTTATACAACAGCATTAACTGTTACGATTGCTGTTGgcatatttctgttattaCTGAATATTCTCATATTCGCTGGAATTTATCATCAGCGAGATCGCAATGCAGCGGCTGCTGCTGCGGCGTCTACAAATTCATCAATATCCGTGGGCTTTGccgaacacaaaaaaaaagaacgacTACTTGAAGCTGGATGTTCCGGAGTTGAGTCAATAAGTGCTAGTGGGAAATTATCAAGATTGTCTTCGTTTGTCCTCAATGACTCATCTATTTCATCAAGTCCTTCAATTCACAAACATAAACTTGCGCAAGAACTCGAACTACAATTACAAGAGTTTCAATGTTCGCCACCACCTGGTGGAGGTAAACGAATGTCTTTAGATCCACCGTCCTACGCTATAAGCAAGAGTCCTGGTATTACTCGTAGTCGAACGCCTTCACCGTGTGTTGATGTTGCAgcacaaaataatcaattagAACCACATGATCGAGGTATAGTTgacgatgacgatgatgatgaatTTTTGCCTGATCCACCTCCACCGCCTAAGGTACCTGCACCTAATGTTTGTTCGGGAATTCTGCGACAACCTGGAACACCAGGTAGTGCTAAAAAGCGTGTGCAAATTCAGGAAATTtcagtgtaa
- the LOC130669323 gene encoding uncharacterized protein LOC130669323 isoform X2, translated as MRTRPSCTILENLGEKKKRRRGETISHQKERRGNTRNATLLLVAVGLLWTMRSCDALTAPGTSQQQQLKYSSRQVRTRYGTLRGIVARSMSVEGVEAYLGVPYATPPLGALRYMPPVTPTQWRGTKLADTLPPACPQKIPGLEPNLPRRRRAYFDNIIPLLTNQSEDCLYLNLYVPRPLHGGSTELLPTLLLIHGDSYSWGAGNPLDGTALAAHGRIIVVSINFRLGVLGFLKTGTKGSAQGNYGLMDLVAGLHWLRENVEAFGGDPERLSILGLGTGAALANFLAVSPMAKELVERVILLGGSALSPWAIQRDPITIKRRVAEQTGCLGDVETDDIAICLRLRSIEELLNVNLDTPRFTSGFAPFMDGTVLPLGSQVTQPTASSAGILPLVPGPGSEFAALGNRDLLMGLTSCEAWLDLSEDDLKNGINATRRDRILRTYVRNTYRYHLHEIYSTLKNEYTDWDKDEQSPSAIRESLLSLLGDGQVAAPLLRLALLHSASGGRGYLFHFQPGDHPSQRGDELPFLLGIPLLRNEPSRWLYSVNYTVEEESISRMLVRYIANFVRRGSWLYLFCARCHGKEDTPSWEPPGWRRACPRPFCPSYRKFSRIFCLFLLGIMIWGITYSIIGADAAPGGPLFGLACLAIAAHFGGWLFSLTTLPALIGMLITGFIMQNAGLVYIEGRYTTVIANLRKIALVIILIRAGLDLDPNALKRQKITMPKLGLVPWTVEATLVAVTARYLLNLPWIWTFLIGSIVAAVSPAVVVPCLFRLRRKGYGVAKGIPTLIIAIAGIDDAASVAIFGIIKSVMFSHDALWYQILQGPISIIGGLGFGIFWGYLAKYVPEKGDPFMVPLRVLMLLCGGLIAVFGSEAIELGGAGPLAVVAAAFVSCYFWQDDGWDVEDNPVAIAFEIFWMIFEPILFGLTGTQIKINELKGETIYFSIACLLTAIILRIVVTFLVGVKSKLNAKEKIFIAFACMAKATVQAALGPVTLDQIDKNDSEQVRYAETTLTLCILSILLTAPTGAIVISLAGPKLLTKTAASPVPHEGWRSRKPSIRDISIINEDPDLEENSVDNH; from the exons ATGCGGACGCGCCCCTCCTGTACGATTCTCGAGAATCttggggaaaaaaaaaagcgtCGACGAGGTGAAACTATTTCACACCAAAAAGAAAGACGAGGAAATACTCGAAATGCAACGCTTCTTCTCGTTGCAGTGGGATTGTTGTGGACAATGCGAAGTTGTGATGCTCTTACAGCACCCGGCACCTCACAGCAACAGCAGCTCAAGTATAGCTCACGTCAAGTCAGAACTCGTTATGGAACATTGCGTGGCATCGTTGCCCGTTCCATGTCTGTTGAAGGTGTCGAAGCTTATCTTGGTGTACCATATGCTACGCCACCGTTGGGTGCGCTTCGTTATATGCCACCCGTTACACCAACTCAATGGAGAGGTACTAAACTTGCGGATACGTTACCTCCTGCGTGTCCACAGAAAATACCAGGTTTGGAGCCAAATCTGCCTCGTCGCAGACGGGCTTACTTCGATAATATTATACCTTTACTTACTAATCAAAGCGAGGATTGCCTATACCTCAATCTGTACGTTCCACGGCCACTCCACG gcGGTAGCACAGAACTGCTGCCAACTTTGCTTCTTATTCATGGGGATTCTTACTCTTGGGGAGCGGGTAATCCTTTGGATGGTACTGCCTTGGCCGCCCATGGCCGCATCATCGTAGTATCAATTAACTTTCGTCTAGGTGTCTTGG gTTTCCTTAAAACTGGTACGAAAGGAAGTGCCCAAGGTAATTATGGTCTCATGGATCTTGTTGCGGGTCTTCATTGGCTTCGTGAAAATGTTGAAGCTTTTGGTGGTGATCCCGAACGTTTAAGTATTCTAGGATTAGGAACTGGAGCAGCATTAGCTAATTTTCTAGCAGTTTCGCCCATGGCTAAAGAACTCGTTGAGAGAGTTATACTCTTAGGTGGTTCTGCTTTATCGCCATGGGCAATACAACGAGATCCTATCACAATTAAACGACGAGTTGCTGAGCAAACTGGATGTCTTGGTGATGTTGAAACTGATGATATTGCAATATGTTTACGATTAAGAAGTATTGAAGAATTACTTAATGTAAATCTTGATACCCCAAGATTCACATCAGGATTTGCACCTTTTATGGATGGAACTGTATTACCATTGGGTTCTcag gtAACACAACCTACTGCTTCATCGGCTGGTATTTTGCCATTGGTACCAGGACCAGGCAGTGAATTTGCTGCATTAGGAAATCGAGATCTACTTATGGGATTAACATCATGCGAAGCATGGTTGGATTTAAGTGAAGATGATTTAAAA aatggTATCAATGCAACTAGACGAGACCGGATTCTAAGAACATACGTTCGAAATACTTACCGTTATCATCTacatgaaatttattcaactctGAAAAATGAATATACCGATTGGGATAAAGATGAACAGAGTCCTAGTGCAATTAGAGAAAGTTTATTATCTTTGTTGGGAGATGGGCAAGTTGCTGCTCCACTTCTTAGATTAGCATTATTACATTCAGCGTCGGGTGGACGAGGTTATCTCTTTCACTTTCAACCTGGTGATCATCCAAGCCAACGGGGAGATGAACTTCCATTTCTTTTAGGTATACCACTCCTTAGAAATGAGCCAAGTCGTTGGCTATACTCTGTTAACTACACCGTTGAAGAGGAAAGTATTTCACGTATGCTTGTACGTTACATTGCAAATTTTGTACGTAGAgg atcaTGGCTGTATCTTTTTTGTGCACGGTGTCATGGTAAAGAGGACACACCGTCATGGGAACCACCAGGTTGGCGACGAGCATGTCCTCGCCCATTTTGCCCatcatacagaaaattttcaagaattttCTGTCTTTTTCTTTTGGGTATCATGATTTGGGGTATCACTTACTCCATAATAGGCGCTGATGCTGCTCCAGGTGGTCCATTGTTTGGACTTGCTTGTCTGGCAATTGCAGCACATTTTGGTGGATGGTTATTTTCTCTCACAACATTACCAGCTCTTATTGGAATGCTTATTACGGGTTTTATTATGCAGAATGCTGGTCTTGTATACATTGAAGGAAGATATACGACTGTTATTGCAAATCTTCG aaaaattgCATTAGTCATAATATTAATTCGAGCTGGCCTCGACCTAGATCCAAATGCCCTGAAGAGACAAAAGATAACGATGCCAAAGTTAGGGCTTGTACCTTGGACAGTGGAAGCCACGTTAGTTGCAGTTACGGCGAGATATCTTCTTAACTTACCCTGGATATGGACTTTTTTAATTGGAAGCATTGTCGCAGCAGTATCACCAGCTGTCGTCGTTCCATGCCTCTTCAGGCTTCGTAGAAAGGGTTACGGTGTTgccaaa ggaatTCCAACTCTTATAATTGCAATTGCAGGTATTGATGATGCTGCGTCAGTTGCGATTTTTGGTATTATTAAAAGTGTAATGTTTTCTCACGATGCTTTATGGTATCAAATTCTTCAAGGACCAATTTCAATAATCGGAGGTCTTGGTTTTGGTATCTTTTGGGGTTATCTTGCCAAATATGTTCCGGAAAAAGGGGAT ccGTTCATGGTTCCTTTGAGAGTTCTCATGTTATTGTGTGGTGGACTTATCGCAGTTTTTGGAAGTGAAGCAATAGAGCTAGGAGGAGCCGGTCCACTCGCTGTAGTTGCAGCTGCATTTGTTAGCTGTTACTTCTGGCAAGACGATGGATGGGATGTCGAAGAT aatccAGTAGCAATcgcttttgaaatattttggaTGATATTTGAAccaattttatttggtttaaCTGGAacacaaattaaaataaatgaattaaaaggtgaaacaatttatttcagcATTGCTTGTCTTTTAACTGCAATAATTCTGCGAATTGTAGTAACATTCCTTGTGGGTGTCAAATCAAAACTTAATGCtaaggaaaaaatatttattgcctTTGCATGTATGGCTAAAGCAACTGTCCAAGCCGCTTTGGGACCGGTTACTTTAGACCAAATTGACAAGAATGACAGTGAACAAGTGCGATATGCAGAGACAACTCTTACTCTGTGTATTCTTTCGATTCTTTTAACTGCACCAACCGGTGCTATTGTTATTTCATTAGCTGGTCCTAAACTTCTTACAAAAACAGCAGCATCTCCAGTCCCACATGAAGGTTGGAGGTCACGAAAACCTTCTATTAGAGATATATCTATCATCAATGAGGATCCAGATCTTGAAGAAAACTCAGTAGATAATCATTAA